One stretch of Sander lucioperca isolate FBNREF2018 chromosome 13, SLUC_FBN_1.2, whole genome shotgun sequence DNA includes these proteins:
- the pigw gene encoding phosphatidylinositol-glycan biosynthesis class W protein, producing MSQRDLKEAFISNLNGTSLQEVALGSFLTPLCLISRGLILTLYHQAKGTLPLPLPMISHLLLDFCVLILPLVLSCTVLSSVLHQVILSLAFVSACVFCYIYRVNSSAQHPQNTVSTFLQSHVQFNQVPFVTIFRVFVNVKTAISILAVDFSVFPRRYAKTETYGTGVMDFGVGAYVFANALVCPEARGKNISGSKMNHIAKQLLSVWPLVVLGMGRLVSLKMSGYHEHVSEYGVHWNFFFTLAIVRVVASVLLAILPARQSWVIALLISGFYQFTLETSGLKAFIIHNNDREKDYLHANKEGIFSVVGYVAIYMAGVQVGLYVMQPRSHVRQWLKALFNLFLGSFVLYSALYTCQTLVEPVSRRLANLPFCLWSVAQSLFFMSCLGIADMVLLFSKRTSGCHFVPSSWNLCKKQSDLVSDKKTGEIERHCLVQAVSRNQLLFFLLANVLTGLTNSIVDTLSCSSSFSVCVLLSYMFTNCFVIHVLHLCGITVKFW from the coding sequence ATGTCTCAGAGGGACCTGAAGGAAGCGTTTATCAGCAATCTCAATGGGACCAGTCTGCAGGAGGTGGCACTGGGCTCATTTCTCACCCCACTATGTCTCATCAGCAGAGGACTGATTTTGACCCTCTACCATCAGGCCAAAGGGACTCTTCCGCTTCCACTTCCAATGATTTCTCATCTGCTTCTAGACTTCTGTGTGCTTATCCTTCCCCTGGTCCTGTCGTGTACCGTTTTGAGCAGTGTTCTTCACCAGGTCATCTTGAGCCTAGCCTTTGTTTCGGCTTGTGTGTTTTGCTATATCTATCGTGTCAACAGTTCTGCTCAGCACCCACAGAACACTGTCAGCACCTTCCTTCAGAGTCACGTTCAATTCAACCAGGTTCCCTTTGTGACTATCTTTCGAGtgtttgtgaatgtgaaaaCGGCCATCAGCATTCTTGCTGTGGACTTTAGTGTCTTTCCAAGGCGATATGCTAAAACTGAAACCTATGGGACAGGGGTTATGGACTTTGGCGTTGGAGCGTATGTCTTTGCAAATGCCCTTGTCTGTCCAGAGGCACGGGGGAAGAACATCTCAGGATCCAAGATGAATCATATCGCAAAGCAGCTCCTGTCTGTCTGGCCCCTGGTTGTTCTTGGTATGGGAAGGCTAGTGAGCCTCAAAATGTCCGGCTACCATGAGCATGTGTCAGAATATGGCGTCCACTGGAATTTTTTCTTCACACTAGCCATTGTCAGAGTTGTTGCTTCTGTGCTTTTGGCCATTTTACCCGCCCGTCAGTCATGGGTCATTGCCCTTCTGATCAGTGGATTTTATCAGTTCACTTTGGAGACATCAGGGCTGAAGGCTTTCATTATCCATAACAATGACAGAGAAAAGGACTATCTGCATGCTAACAAGGAGGGCATATTTTCTGTAGTGGGCTATGTAGCCATCTACATGGCGGGAGTTCAGGTTGGACTCTATGTGATGCAACCAAGATCCCACGTTAGACAGTGGCTCAAAGCACTTTTTAACCTCTTTTTGGGAAGTTTTGTCCTGTACTCTGCTTTGTACACATGTCAGACACTCGTGGAGCCAGTGTCTCGCCGCTTAGCTAATTTACCTTTCTGCCTATGGAGTGTTGCTCAGTCTTTGTTTTTTATGTCCTGTCTAGGAATAGCGGATATGGTTTTACTGTTTTCCAAAAGAACATCAGGCTGTCACTTTGTACCCTCATCATGGAATTTGTGTAAAAAACAATCAGACTTAGTCTCTGACAAAAAGACAGGTGAGATAGAAAGACACTGTCTTGTCCAAGCTGTCAGCAGGAATCAGTTGTTATTTTTCTTGCTTGCAAATGTCTTGACAGGATTGACCAACTCGATAGTGGACACACTTAGTTGCAGCAGctcattttcagtgtgtgttttgctgtcgTACATGTTCACGAATTGCTTTGTAATACATGTTTTACATCTTTGTGGAATTACAGTGAAATTCTGGTAA
- the ggnbp2 gene encoding gametogenetin-binding protein 2, with product MARLVAVCREGEEDYPFLARQIPLCIDDTLTMVMEFSDGVMDVDSQEISTSHWKQFSEYHSKLKQQDLNIALMVTSREVYSALSQLVPCVGCRRSVEHLFSHLVESGNPALEPLTLKPTGMLSVTKACLADVKKLYNLFYVHGSKLNDMIDAIPKSKKNKRCQLHSLDTHKPKPLGGSWMDVWELMSQECRDEVVLIDNACLLETLETYLRKHRFCTDCKNKVLRAYNILVGELDCSKEKGYCAALYEGLCCCPHEHHIHVCCETDFIAHLLGRAEPEFAGGYERRERHAKTIDIAQEEVLTCLGIHLYERLHRIWQKLRAEEQTWQILFHLGIDALRKSFEMAVEKMQGISRLEQFVEELSEEERAKELKQEKKRQKRKNRRKNKCGFDVPEQEGEDKEKNLDEGSLESVEGTCKVCGSHDDEEEEEEEEARCVQSVVTNGGPSCNCRDNMKQDLSPHSNGSDCGYSSSMEGSETGSREGSDIACSEGICNHDDAGDDSNAHRCAEDKEDGIDSCVDCWPHSVENTQCKSKKKKKKGKGLCNDQSSASSHTCRTKEIFSSLCGDTFARIALQLPWTVNHNNLHLEARPPEANTSLMELLDDSEVISDEENYLTQDEIQAFLERNQSFYNNRHQYRQLLKEKFTNYCRTTERSKPVCGKWFTTTSVN from the exons ATGGCACGTCTGGTAGCAGTTTGCAGGGAAGGGGAAGAGGACTACCCATTTCTCGCCAGACAGATCCCCCTGTGTATTGATGATACGCTCACG ATGGTGATGGAATTTTCTGATGGTGTCATGGATGTTGACAGCCAAGAAATAAGCACATCTCATTGGAAACAATTTTCTGAG TATCACTCCAAGTTGAAGCAACAGGACTTGAATATTGCCCTGATGGTGACCTCCAGAGAGGTGTACAGTGCATTATCTCAGCTGGTGCCATGTGTGGGCTGCAGACGAAGTGTGGAGCACCTCTTCTCACATTTGGTGGAATCAGGGAACCCAGCCCTGGAGCCCCTCACACTGAAACCCACGGGCATGCTCTCTGTCACCAAAGCCTGTTTAGCAGATGTAAAGAAGCTCTACAACCTTTTCTACGTCCACGG GTCAAAGTTGAATGACATGATTGATGCCATTCCAAAAAGCAAAAAGAACAAACGCTGCCAGTTACACTccttagacacacacaaacctaaACCTTTGGG TGGAAGCTGGATGGATGTGTGGGAGCTGATGTCTCAGGAGTGCAGGGATGAGGTGGTCCTCATTGATAATGCTTGTCTCTTAGAGACACTGGAGACATACTTGCGTAAACACAG GTTTTGCACTGACTGTAAGAATAAAGTGCTGAGGGCATACAACATACTGGTGGGAGAGTTGGACTGCAGTAAAGAGAAGGGGTATTGTGCCGCCTTGTATGAGGGACTATGCTGTTGCCCCCACGAACACCACATCCATGTGTGCTGTGAGACTGACTTCATTGCTCATCTCCTCGGCCGGGCAGAGCCTGAGTTTGCAGGAGGCTATGA ACGCAGAGAGCGACATGCCAAGACCATTGACATTGCACAAGAAGAAGTCCTGACCTGTCTGGGTATTCACCTGTATGAGCGGCTGCACAGGATCTGGCAGAAACTACGAGCAGAGGAGCAGACCTGGCAGATACTGTTCCATTTGGGAATTGATGCACTACGCAAAAGTTTTGAG ATGGCCGTGGAGAAAATGCAGGGGATCAGTCGGCTAGAGCAGTTTGTTGAGGAGCTGTCTGAGGAGGAGAGGGCCAAAGAGCTGAAGCAGGAGAAAAAGAGGCAAAAGCGCAAAAATCGTCGCAAAAACAAGTGTGGCTTTGACGTACCTGAACAGGAGGGAGAGGACAAGGAGAAAAATCTGGATGAG GGTTCTCTTGAGTCTGTGGAGGGCActtgcaaggtctgtggtagccatgatgatgaggaggaggaggaggaggaggaggccagaTGTGTTCAGAGCGTCGTCACCAATGGAGGCCCTTCCTGTAACTGCCGAGACAACATGAAACAGG ATTTGTCTCCTCACAGCAATGGTAGTGACTGTGGCTACTCCTCAAGTATGGAGGGCAGTGAGACAGGATCGCGGGAAGGTTCTGATATTGCCTGCTCTGAGGGAATATGCAATCACGACGATGCAG GAGATGACTCAAATGCCCATCGCTGTGCTGAAGACAAGGAGGATGGAATAGACAGTTGTGTGGACTGCTGGCCACACTCTGTGGAAAACACTCAATGCAAgagtaaaaagaagaaaaagaagggcAAGGGTTTATGCAATGATCAG TCATCAGCATCATCGCACACTTGCCGAACCAAAGAAATCTTTTCCTCCTTATGTGGCGATACATTTGCCAGGATTGCACTACAGTTACCATGGACAGTAAATCATAATAACCTCCACCTTGAAGCGAGGCCGCCAGAGGCAAACACAAGTCTCATGGAACTTCTG GATGACTCAGAAGTGATTTCAGATGAAGAGAATTATCTGACACAGGATGAAATCCAGGCCTTTTTGGAAAGAAACCAGTCCTTCTACAACAACCGCCACCAGTACCGACAGCTCCTGAAAGAGAAGTTCACCAACTACTGCCGCACCACTGAGCGGAGTAAGCCAGTCTGTGGAAAGTGGTTTACCACCACCAGTGTCAACTAA